A stretch of the Lolium perenne isolate Kyuss_39 chromosome 3, Kyuss_2.0, whole genome shotgun sequence genome encodes the following:
- the LOC127344248 gene encoding polypyrimidine tract-binding protein homolog 3 produces the protein MAEPSRVIHIRNVGHEISESDLLQVVQPFGTVAKLVMLRAKNQALVQMEDLAASVSAIQYYTTIQPSVRGRNVYLQYSSHQELTTDQSSHGRNPDQDEPNRILLVTVHHMLYPMTVEVLHQVFSPYGFVEKIVTFQKSAGFQALIQFESRQSGIQAAGALHGRNIYDGCCQLDIQYSNLTELQVHYNNDRSRDFTNPSLPTEQRPRSSQPGFNDPSGLFGFQQPGAAYAQMGQAAMVAAAFGGTLPPGVTGTNDRCTLIVSNLNSDRVDADKLFNLFSIYGNIVRIKVLRNKPDHALVQMADGLQAELAVHYLKGAMLLGQKLEVNFSKYPTITPAPDANDYSTSNLNRFNSNVVKNYRHCCAPTKMIHISALSQEITEDAILDHVSEHGTVVKSKLFEAGGKTQALVQFESEEAATEALVCKHASKLEGSTIRISFSQMQNI, from the exons ATGGCCGAGCCCTCCAGGGTGATCCACATCCGGAACGTCGGGCATGAGATCTCCGAG AGCGATCTGCTCCAGGTGGTGCAGCCCTTTGGCACGGTCGCCAAGCTCGTCATGCTGCGCGCCAAGAACCAG GCTCTTGTCCAGATGGAGGATTTGGCGGCTTCCGTCAGCGCCATCCAATACTACACTACCATTCAACCTAGCGTAAG GGGAAGAAACGTATACTTGCAGTACTCATCTCACCAAGAACTGACTACTGATCAGAGCTCTCATGGAAGGAATCCTGATCAG GACGAACCCAACCGAATTCTCTTAGTTACTGTTCATCATATGCTCTATCCTATGACTGTCGAAGTGCTTCATCAAGTGTTTTCTCCTTATGGATTTGTGGAGAAGATTGTCACATTTCAAAAGTCAGCTG GTTTTCAAGCCCTCATACAGTTTGAATCACGCCAAAGTGGAATACAAGCAGCTGGTGCTTTGCAT GGACGAAACATTTATGATGGTTGCTGCCAGCTAGACATTCAGTATTCAAA TCTCACCGAGTTGCAAGTTCACTACAACAATGATAGATCTAG AGATTTCACAAATCCGTCTTTGCCCACAGAGCAACGTCCAAGATCTTCTCAG CCTGGTTTTAATGATCCTAGTGGTCTTTTTGGTTTCCAACAGCCTGGAG CTGCATATGCACAG ATGGGCCAGGCTGCAATGGTTGCTGCTGCATTTGGTGGAACATTGCCTCCTGGAGTGACTGGTACCAATGATCGCTGCACACTTAtagttagcaacttgaacagtgAT CGAGttgatgcggataagctcttcaATCTGTTTTCTATTTATGGAAATATAGTGCGGATCAAGGTACTCCGCAATAAGCCAGACCATGCCCTTGTCCAGATGGCTGATGGGCTTCAGGCCGAGCTTGCTGTACACTATTTAAAG GGAGCAATGCTACTCGGACAGAAACTGGAAGTTAACTTCTCTAAATACCCTACTATTACCCCAGCTCCTGACGCAAATGACTACTCAACTTCCAACCTTAACCGGTTCAACAGTAACGTGGTTAAGAACTACCGCCACTGCTGTGCCCCAACCAAGATGATCCACATCTCGGCGCTTTCACAAGAAATTACCGAGGATGCGATCCTTGATCATGTAAGTGAGCACGGCACTGTCGTCAAGTCAAAACTGTTTGAGGCAGGTGGCAAGACGCAGGCTCTTGTGCAGTTTGAAAGTGAGGAAGCGGCAACCGAAGCGCTCGTCTGTAAGCATGCAAGCAAGCTTGAGGGGTCTACCATTAGAATTTCATTCTCCCAGATGCAGAACATATAG